CACCTAGAAGATTCGATAAAACTTCATGACCATCTCCATAACAATCGTTTTGACCAATATAAATCATTTTGTCTTGCATATAGGGACTTATCTTAAATCCATTGACTTTTTCACTAAAGGGATGAGTGTTGTTAATCTCTATCTTTCCGTAACGTGATAAGTTTTTTTTTACGCCTGTCTTTAGATGGTTCGCTTATACTTCTCTCTAAAACCTCTCGACCATAGTCCGTCCATATTTGATCAAAAGTCTTTTCGTAATCATAGTAACTCTTTATGTTTGATAATTTTGCTATCGCTTGATAACGCTTCTTGGCTTGGGCTAAAAATTCCTCTTCGCTAATCATAATGGTGTCGCTTTTAAAAGTTAATCCTTAAAAATAACTATTTCGCGACAAAATGTTATGCACCCTGTAAAACTATAAGAAAATGAGTTCTGTTTTTATTTGTATTCAATGGTAAAGAAAACCCATCGGGAGATCTGTGTAGACAAATGTGAAACGACCAAAGATGATCTAAAAAAGGTATTTACGGATACCGATGAAGATATTTTAGAAGAAATAGCAGATGCTATTAACAAACACGGAAAAGACTACGGTATTGATACTGATGAAAAACTACAACACTTTCTGGCACAAGCCGGACATGAAAGTAGTTTTGCTCCCGCAGGAAAAGACGAGTTTGAAGCTTTTGAAGAAAACCTGAATTACAGGTGGGCCAAGCTAGGAACTAAGGATTACTGGGAAAAATACTTTAATACTGTTGCCAGTCCTACGGCAGATTCCACAAAAGCAAACCCCAACGATTATAAGCGAGATTCTACATCTATATATGTAAACAAACAAAAATTTGCAAATAGAGTGTATGATGATACTTACAGAAGCGCAAAAACTAAATTAGGAAACGTAAATACCGGAGATGGTTATAAATTCAGGGGACGCGGTATTTTTCAGCTAACAGGAAGGTATAACTACCAGTTGTTTACTACATACTATCAAAGCAGGTATGGTAGCACATTGGATTTTACTACCAATCCGGGCTTGGTTGCTTCCGATACATTCACAGAATACACCAGGGCATCGCCCATTCTGACTTTATGCAGATATATAAAGGAATCTATAAATTCCAGTTCTTTTTTCAAAGCAATCAAATCATAATTTTTACTTTGTAAAAAATAGCGGTATACTTTCGATAGTTTACGTGTAAATTCTTCGGCGGCATTGGGATTGTGTTTTATTTCCGAAATCAATACATTCAGACTGTTAAACAAAAAATGAGGGTTTACCTGATTTTGCAATACCCGATAATCTGCCTTGAGTTTTTCTTGTTTATAATGTTCGGCTTTCAATAACGAGTTCTGCCATTGCTGGAAAAAATTGATGGTCATGGAAACCCCAATAAAAACCAATAAAAAAACAACCGAACCTACAAATATAATGACAGGCGCACGGGGATAGACCAATGACTGCCCATTAATGAAATACCAAACCGTAAAAGGAAGAGCAATAGAAATAAGAGCCCACAGAATAATAAAAACGAATTGAATAACCATTCGTTTTTTAGGAAAATCGAACCATGGTAGTTTTTGATTCAAATAACGGTCAAAAAACAGACTTCCCTCGGTACTCATATTAAATAACAAAATGTAAAAAAACAGAAAGACTTGTCTAGAAATGGTCGAGTTATATTTTATATCATTGTCGTGCATAACAAAACTCACCAATTTCAATACAAGAATGGCGTATAACGAAACCAATACGATACGAATCAACATCTTTCTGATACTCTTTGTCATTTGTAATTTCAACAAATCTAACTAGGGCGTGTTAACACTAAGCCAAAAATTGTCTTTTTTGCTCTTTTTCTGCCTTTTTTCGTTAGTTTTTTTAAACGTAGCTCGGCTATGTTCTGCAAAAACTGCCTCAAAATCCAAAAAAATAGCTAAAAAATCCATGATTCTCGTTTAGTGTTAACACGCCCTAATAAAATAAAAATTAACTTCTTCTATTTTATATCTATTTTCCTTTAGGTGGAACCCATACAATCCCAACATTGAAAAATGGAGCGGCTTCTGAATCAAATTCCAGCACATTATCATCAGCACCTACAAAGTTATACCTTTGGTTGGTACTGAGTCCGTCATAAGCTTCCAAACGGAGGATTTTGGTTAATTGATAATTAGCCAGAACCCCAAAATAGGCACGCGAATAATTTATTTTATCCACATCGGGCAAATTCCTATCTCGGATATTAAAATTAGCTCCATTAAGTGCATACTTCAGCCCCAATTCCAACTTTTCATCGGGCAATAGCGCATAGGTGTATTTAAAATTCACGGGTAAGATAGCATTCACTTCGTGTTTATTGTTTTTGTACTGAAAATTAAGAACAGGTAACACTCTAGGAGTTCCAAAACGATTCGTATTGGCAACACCAGCACCTATTTAACTTATCATTTAGTGTTCTTGTTGCAATTACAGCCCCTTGAAAAACAAAATCACCTGAACTTAACTTTTCTTCAAAATCTGACACAAGAGTAGGTTTTAGATTGACCATTAATCCCCATTTTTTATTCCATTGGTGTAGTATTACTAATTGATAATAAAATTCTTGTAATTTTTTATCATAAGGGTTTGAGGCTAAAGAAGGAAAATCATTCATCGTAGCTTCTACAAAACCGTAGCCTACACCATTAATCAATACCGTTTTATTGTTTTTTAACCTTTTTGGAAAATTTACAAAAACACCAAATTCTTGAAAATCTATCTCTTGATTTTCAGAACCGTCTTTTACTTCAGATTTTAAGTAATTGTTGTACTGAATTCCTGCCAATTTAAAATCTTGACCATACCCTTCTGCCACTAAAACGACCATTAATAAAGTAAGAAAACCCACTTTATTAATGGTTCTTATTTTGTTAAAATGCATATATCTTATTTCTCAACCCAAGTAATGGTTTTGTTAAAAAATCCAACGGATAATTCAATATTCAATTCCTTTTTATTTGGAATAAATGTTGTGTCGTACCATTTCTTACGTTTTGGAGAATATACTTTGCCTTTCCATTGCCCTTCTACCTGTTTTACATCTTTAACCATTAATTTCCCTATTTCAGCTTTTTCATTGTTAGATGAAACTATCTTTCCTGTATAGGCTTCATTTTCTTGTGCTATTTTAATAACGGTGTTTTGTTTTCCAACAACCCATTCTCCAACTACACTTTCTGATTGTGCATAAATAGTGATGCTAAATAATGTCATTAATACTAATGTAATTACGTTTCTTAAATTTTTCATTTTATTGTTTTTACTTGTTTAAACTGTTGTGCATTTTAAATAATGCTGATTTTAATATTGTTGATATTTCTATCAAAGAAAATTTGTTGATGTATTGAATTACAGTTAAAGCAGATATCTTAGATATTATTCTTGTTTTAAATCCTTCAAAAGTTTTAGCATAGTTTCTTCGAATCATAAACTGGTCATATAATTGTGAGAACAAAGTTTCTATACGTTTTCTAGATTTTCTAAAAATATAAGCTTGTTTCTTATACTGATTTTGATTATTTCTCATTGGTGTATTTAATTTAATATCATAGGTTTCAAATAAATTAAGTTGAACTTCTGCGGATAAATATCCTCTATCACCAATTAAAGTAGCGCTTTTAATCTGCATTTTAACCGCTTTAAGATAATTGATATCATGTACAGATGCTGGACTAAAATCGATACTCTGAAAAACACCGCTCACAGAACAAATTGCGTGCAACTTATACCCGTAATAATTAGTACCTTGAGATGCACAATAACCTTTGTCTGGAAAGGTATGCATTGTTTCTTTGCAGATTTTAGAACGATAACTCCTTGATAATTTGCAAACTTCCAAAGGCATACTGTCAACGATAAAATAATTCTCAAATTCATTAAAGTAGGAAGCTAATTTTAATCGAATACTGTCCAAATGATCTAATAATCTACGCCTTCTTTTGTTATAAACATTTCGTTCTATTTTCTGGTAAATTGCAATTGGGAGTTTCCTAAACAAATCATTCTCGCTATCAATTCCCATAAATTCTACCGTTAAACTTAAACTGATGAGTTCTAAATCACTAAGTTTAGGTTCACGCCTTTGATAAATTAAAAGTTGTTCTTTTGATATTTTTCTTAATACTTCCAATATTCTTTCGTAATTTGCATTTAAGTTGTTCATTATAAATGATTTGTGATTAAATCAATTTACTGATTTTCAGTAAGATGAACAACTTTTTTGTCCTAAATCATAATGCACAACGGGTTATATCTTATTAGGTAAAGAAGTTTCACCTGAAAATGCGGCTAAATTCTGCCGGGAATATGGATTAAATAAATTTATCAAAGAATTCCCACAAGGGTATGCCACAATTTTAGGTGAAGAAGGAATTAATTTATCAGGTGGGCAAAAACAGATCATTGCTCTTGCAAGAGTATTATACAAACAACCGCAACTACTTATTTTAGATGAGGCTACTTCTGCTATGGATAGAAAAACAGAGAAGTTTAGTATTGATCTTATTTCTGGGTTAAAACAGAAGATGGGAATTTTATTTATTTCTCATCGCCTGGAAACACTAAAAAAATATGCTGATACAATTTATGTTTTAGAAAATGGCACTATAACTAACAGCGGAAATCATCAGCAACTCTTGAAGACTCCTAATTTTTACAGTGAATATTGGGGTTCTATTAACACCGATTAAACGAGCTTTCATATTTTGCTGCTTTTCTATGTCATTTATATAAAGAATAACTCCAATTTTCACATTAATTCAAAAAATTTAAACAGACACCTTCGAATGAAATTTTGTACATTTATTGATATAATTTTTAGCTAAAACTGATTGTGAATAGTAAGATAATTCCATTTTATTGTTTTATCATATTGTTTTCTTTTTGTCAAAAGAAAGAATCAAAATATACTAGTTCCCAGGTATTTCGATACAATGAACATTCCAATATTACTTCATTAGATCCGGCATTTGCAAAAGACCAAAGAAATATATGGGCAGTACATCAACTGTATAATGGGCTGGTGCAATTGAACGATTCTTTGCGTATTGAACCTGACATTGCAAAACGTTGGAATATTTCCAAAGACGGAAAAACATATACATTTACGTTAAGAGATGACGTCTATTTTCACAAGCATCAATTATTTGGTGCTAAGGCTACAAGAAGGGTAAAAGCCGCCGATTTTGTATATAGTTTTGAGAGGTTGACAACTCCTGAAGTGGCTTCACCCGGGGGGTGGGCCATGCAGCATGTAAACGATTTCAGAGCGTTGAATGATTCCGTTTTTCAAATACAGCTTAAAAAAACGTTTCCGCCTTTTTTAGGTTTACTGGCAATGAAATATTGCGCTGTGGTTTCCAAGGAAGCCGTAACGTATTTTGGGGATGAATACAGAGCAAACCCTATAGGAACAGGCCCTTTTCAGTATAAGTTGTAGGTAGAAAACACCAAGCTGGTTTTAAGAAGAAATCCAAATTATTTTGAGAAAGATGATAAAGGGAATAGATTGCCCTATCTGGAAGCTATAGCGATCACTTTTTTACCGGATAAGCAAAGCGAGTTTTTACAATTTATCCAGGGGAACCTGGATTTTATGAAGAGCCTGGATGCTTCGTACAAAGATGATATACTGTCAAATAACGGGCAGTTAAAAGAGAAATATAAAAAACAGATAGTCATGCAAACAGGGCCGTATTTAAATACGGAATATCTGGGTTTTTATTTGGGAAGAAATGAAGAATCAGCCATTAAAAATAAGTGGCTTCGGCAGGCAATTAATTATGGATTTGACAGGAAAAAGATGATAACATTTTTGAGAAACGGCATTGGAGCTCCGGCATTGAACGGTTTTATTCCTAAAGGGCTACCTTCTTTTAATGGACAAAAAGGCTATGAATACAATCCTGACAAAGCCAAAAAACTTATGAAAAGATATATTAAAGAAACTCAAAATTCATCACCGGAAATCACCATTACTACAAATAGTAATTACCTGGATTTATGTGAATTTATTCAGCGAGAACTGGAAAAGATAGGCCTTTCTGTAAACATCAACGTTATTTCGCCTTCTACCTTACGCCAGGGTAAGGCGAATGGGAAACTTCCTGTTTTTAGAGCCAGTTGGATTGCCGATTACCCGGATGCGGAAAATTACCTGTCTTTGTTCTACAGTAAAAATTTTACACCTAACGGGCCTAATTATACCCACTTCAAAAATGATACTTTTGATGCACTTTACGAACAATCTGTTTCCGAAGTAGTCATGGAAAAACGACACCGGCTATACCAAAAAATGGATAGTATTTTAATTGCAGAAGCCCCGATAGTTCCATTGTATTATGATAAAGTGATTCGTTTTAATCAAAAAAATATAGTTGGATTAGGAATAAACGCCATAGATATGTTACACCTGAAAAGGGCCAGGAAATATTGATTTGATTAGTGTTTGTTTTGCTTTATATCGGGAAAAACGCGAAGAATTTGAAACGGAATATGACACTTTTAAACTCGGAGTTTTGATTCGGCAAGCAAGAGAAGAAAAAGGGCTTACCCAAGATCAGTTGGCTGAATTGGCAGGAACAAATAAATCTTACATCTCAAAGTTGGAAAGGAACTTAAAGGACATCCGTTTTTCAACTTTGCAGCGAATTATAAACGAAGGGCTGGGTGCGCACCTGGATATATCTATCAGGTTTGAATAAAGGGATCTATGGAAAATAGGTATATAACTTGTATTTACATTGATTTGAAAAAGATCTCTAATACCAAAAAGAATACTAAAGTATAACAAAGTGGTAGATTTTTCGGAGGTATATCAAAATACGAGTTCTTTAATTTTCTGTTTCATACGTTTTTTAACATCCGTAGGGTAGGAACGCTCTCCCATAAAAACATCTGCCATAGCTTCACAAAAACGTTGTCCATATCTTTTCAATAACAGATTTCTGATGGTTTTTTGCTCGTAGAAAAATTTGGCCAACCATTCACCTGTTTTTAGTTCCGGAAGTAATTTTTCTTGTAATTTTTCGATATAAATTCTTTCAGCCTCGTTTGTATTTGACGGAGCTTCCACAATGGCTTGCGCTGCTAACATCCCGCTGTAAATAGCATTGGAAATCCCTTCTGCGGTAACCTTTAGATTAGCAAATAGAAATAATTACTTAAAATAAAAACATAATAGTTATGATGAAATTTCTTTTTTTGCTTCTTTTTTTCTTTGTTAATAACTCTTATTTTGTTGATAACCAAAAACACAAAAGAACGGAGTGAACTTTAGCGGCCAGCTAGCTTTTTAGAGCCATCCCCCGTATTAGTCTCCGTTCTTTTTAAAAGTTACTTAGAACCATATAGAATTTCAGTTTCTGCCCTTATTAAAGGTCTTAGTTTAAGTAACTATTATTAATATCTAATTACAAAATTATGAAAACAAATGAAATTATCGGAATCGATGTCAGTAAATTATTAATTGATGTTTGTATCTATTCTAAACAAATTGTTCAACAGTTTGAGAACAGTAAATCTGGATTTAAATTAATGCTAAAGTGGAGTTTTAAAAATTCGTCTTTCTCTAAAGAAGAAACCATGTTTGTATTTGAACATACAGGAATGTACTCTCATTTATTATCTGTGTCTTTAACTGAACAAAAATTATCTTTTTTCATAGCTTCTGGTTTAGAAATTAAAAGATCTATTGGTATTGCTCGTGGAAAGGATGACCAAATTGATGCCAAACGCATTGCTCTATATGGGTATCGATTAAAAGAAGAACTTAAACCCAGTAAGCTACCTAAAAGAAGTATATTACAACTAAAAAGTCTCTTATCTTTAAGGACAAAACTTAACAAACAAAGAGCTGGTTTTAAAGTTACTTTGAAAGAACAAAAAAGAATTTATAAAGCAAAAGAGTATAAAATAATCTTTGACGTTCAACAAAAAATGATTGCAGAACTAACCAAACAAATACACAAGATTAATACTCAAATGCAAGCTATTATTGACCAAAATATAATGTTAAAAGAAACCTATAAACTTGTTACTAGTGTTAAAGGTATAGGAATGCAAACTGCTATAATGATGATTGTGTTTACTGACAATTTTTCAAAATTTGAAAACTGGAGAAAGTTTGCCTCTTATTGTGGTGTTGCTCCTTTTCCTTACCAATCTGGAACTAGTATTAAAGGACGTACAAAAGTCTCTCATTTGGCTAATAAAAAATTGAAAGCAATTATTAATATGTGCGCTATTTCTGCTATACAACATAACCCAGAAATGAAATTATACTATCATAAAAGAATAAAACAAGGCAAAAGTAAAATGAGTACCGTTAACATTATTAGAAACAAATTAATAGCAAGAGTGTTTGCCGTTGTCAAACGACAAACACCCTATGTAGATACTTTTAAATTTGCTGCATAAATTAGTAAAAATAATATCTCAACTTTTACTTGTTTTTATCATAGAATACGGGGTCTGCAAAACCGGCAGCATCTCCTGTCAGAAAAACATTGTTTTTTACAAAGCCATCCGTCCTTGATGTTACGGGAATTTGAAACCCGTGTTGTGATTCACTAAGGATGGCTGTCAAACCGATACTTGCCAGATACTCCTGATAGTATTTTTTTAAATTTATTTTTGCCCTTCTTGCAGATGCAATTCCAACTGACAGGTGATTTTTTTTAGGGAAACTCCATGCATATCCATAAGGAATAGCATCCATGTCAAAACGAACTTCTTTAGAAAAAAGGTCAAAGTTTTCATCGGAAACCTGTACTTCATATTCCAAAGCAGGAATTAAAAAGCGTGTATCTGTTTTCCATCCGGCCAATTTAGCAGTAGGACTTAGTGCTCCGTCTGCCGCAATCACAAATTTTGAAGTGATCGTTTGTTTGGAGGTAGTTATCGTAATTTTATCATTTTGATGTGTTATGGCTTTTAATTTGTTATCTTCTAATAATACCACACCTAATGCTGTTGCTTTTTCTGTCATGAGCTTGTCAAATGCATCTCGCATAATCATCGTAATGATAGGTTGTTCTCTTTCTGTTTTAAAGTGCAACTTTTTACCTAAGTAGATATCTACCTTGTAAAATTCTCTTTCCACAACGGAAGAAATATCAAAAGGCAATGCTTTACGTCCTCTGTATACAAAACCTCCGCCGCATGTTTTATAACGAGGTAGCGTTTCCTTTTCAATAATGACGGTAGAAACGCCATTTTTAGCCAGATGAAATGCTGTACTAGCTCCCGAAGGGCCACTCCCGATAATAGCGACATCAAAGTATTTCATGATTTTTAATTTTGAACAATATACTAGTGAGACCTTTGCAAAATAGTGATATATTCCGTATTTGAATTGATTTGACTTCAAATTTCTTCCTTCCCGAAAATTTTAAATCCTCAAAACCAATGGGTTATTCCGGTTGAAAATGTTCTTCGGGTGTCGAACTTTTTTGTCAAATCAATTCGGCAAAGGTCTCCTAATGCTATTTATTTTGAGATGCTTATAGAAAATATTTTTTATTGAATAGATTCTTTAGGTGCTTAATGCAGTTTAAAGTTAAAAAGTTTGAAAGGTAGGTTCCGGGTTAAAAGTCAAATATTTTATACGAATTATTGCTATTTTTAACTGCCTTTTCAGTTCTTTCTCTATGCGTATCAGTAATAAAAATCTGTCCGAAAACATCATCATGAACCAAATCTATGACCTGTGCTACTCTCTTTTCATCTAATTTATCAAAAATATCATCTAACAGTAAAATCGGTACTATCTTGGATTTTTGTTTCAGAAACTCAAACTGTGCTAATTTTAACGCAATTAAATACGATTTTTGCTGCCCCTGAGAGCCAAATTTCTTAATAGGGTGATTCCCTATATCAAAACTCAAATCATCTTTGTGAATTCCCACACCGGTATATTGCAACATTCGATCTCTTTCTATGGATTGTTCCAGTAATTTTTCCATAGAACCTTCGTGTAAATGACTTTTATAATGTAAATTCACTTGCTCTTTATTCCCGGAAATCATTTGGTATTTGGCATTAAAAATGGGCGAGAATTGCATCAAAAATACTTTTCTTTTTTTGAAAATTTTAGTCCCAAAAACGGGCAATTGCCCGTCATATACTTTCAAATTTAACGCATCGAAGGTTCTGTTGGCTCTAAAGTACTTTAACAATGCATTTCGCTGTATAATGATCCTATTATAAGAAATCAAATCTCTTAAATATTCTTTATCCAACATGGAAATAACGCTGTCTATAAATTTTCTCCTGACATCACTTCCTTCAACAATTAAATTACTATCTGCAGGTGAGATCATCACCAGTGGCAACCGACCGATATGTTCGGAGAGCTTGTCATATATTTTTCCATTCCTTTTTAAAACTTTCTTCTGTCCTTTTTTTAAACTGCATACTATTTTTTCTGTCCTGTCTTGTAAAACATAATCTCCGTTCAATACAAAAAAAGATTCCCCGTGTTTTATGTTTTGGACAGCTACAGGATTAAAATAACTTTTTGTAAAGGATAAATAGTAAATGGCATCTAATACATTTGTTTTTCCAATACCATTATCGCCTGTAAAACAATTAATCTTCTCATGAAAGTTAAATGTTTTATCAGTTATGTTCTTAAAATTCAGTATTGAGAGTTTTTGCAAGTGCATTATTAAGAATGATTCAAGAGTGCGCAAATTATTGAAAATTTTACAAATCCAATTAAAAAAACTATTTTTGCGCCAACAATTTTTAAAAAATATGGCAACATACAAAAAGAAAGGAGCCAAACCTAAATGGAAACAAGGACAGCAGGCAAAAGGTACAGGTGGCGCTACCGCCGAAGTTTTTAACACATTGGATGAGACGGCTTCAAAATCGGAACAGTGGATCGAAAAAAATAGCAAACCTCTGTTTTACGGGTTAATCGTGGTTGCTACCGTCATTCTGGGGTTTTTAGGATACAATAAATATATTGTTGAGCCTGCGGAAATAGAAGCGTCTAATGACCTGGCATTTCCGAAAAAATATTATGATGAAGCTGCTACTACAAGTATCGCCAGAGATTCTCTTTTAAACCTCGCTTTGGAAGGTGCCGAAGGCAAATATGGTTTTTTAGATATAGCCGCCGTACATAGTGGTACAAAAGCAGGAAATTTGGCAAATTACTATGCCGGGTTGTCTTATTTACAATTAAAAGACTACAAAGAAGCCATCAATTATTTGGAAAATTTTTCCGCAAATGATGAAATGTTAGGAGCTGTTGCTTTAGGTGCCATTGGTGATGCTTTTGCCGATATAGATCAAATGGAAGATGCATTGTATTATTACGAAAAAGCAGCTACTAAAAAAGACAACGAATATACGGCTCCGTTGTTCTTATTTAAAGCCGGTACCATTGCTATGAACGAAAAGCAATTTGGCAAAGCATTGGATCTGTTCACTCAAATTAAGGAAAAATACCCTAATTCCAACCAGGGTAAAGATATTGATAAGTACATTAGTATGGTTACCTATGTTCAATAATGGCTACCGAGAACTTATCACACTATGATAAAGCAACCGTACCGGACGCGACACCTTTTCGATTTGGAATTGTGGTTTCCGAGTGGAACCCGGAAATTACTTCGAACCTTCATAAAGGAGCTATAGCAACATTGCTGGATTGTGGTGCAAAAAAAGAACATATCATCTCCCGGACCGTGCCCGGAAGTTTTGAGCTGGTCTACGGCTGCAAAAAAATGATCGATTCTCAAAATGTAGATGCCGTTCTGGCAATAGGTAGTGTCATACAAGGCGAAACAAAGCACTTTGATTTTGTTTGTAACGGGGTTACACAAGGAATTGTTGATTTGAATATAAAATATGATGTTCCCGTTATTTTTTGTGTCTTGACAGATCAAACAAAACAGCAAGCTATTGACAGATCGGGAGGGAAACTTGGAAATAAAGGAATTGAATGTGCCATAGCCGCTGTAAAAATGGCAGCATTAAGACAGATTTAACAAGATACTTTTTAACATATCTTGACCACTACTCTTTTATTCTTTACATTTGACATACTAACAAAAACCGGTGTGGTTTTTGTTAGTAAATGCAGCAGTAATCACTTATGGCAATATTTAAGAATAAAATAAGGAAATTTGAATATAAACCCAGGTATTATAAGGGAGAAGGAAGTCCCTATGCAATAGAACATAAATTTGATAAATATAGAACCACCCTTAATAACAAAGGACTCAAAGCAAAATTTACCAATGCTATTGAAGAGCTTAAAAACTCAAAAGGGAAAGGTATAAATAAGACCATACTTATAATTGCTAGTATTCTCGTTTTATATTTTTTATATATTATAGATTTTGACTTGTCAATATTTTTTACCTCCAGTAAATAAATGTCAGATATCATTCAACTTTTACCGGATCATGTTGCTAACCAGATAGCTGCAGGAGAAGTAATACAAAGACCTTCTTCTGTTGTAAAAGAGCTGTTGGAAAACGCCATTGATGCGGGAGCTACGGATATAAAACTGCTTGTAAAAGATGCCGGTAAAACTTTGATCCAGGTAATTGACAACGGCAAAGGTATGAGCACCACAGATGCCCGCATGTGCTTTGAAAGACATGCGACTTCTAAAATCAAAAATGCTCAAGATTTATTTGATTTGCACACCAAAGGTTTTCGCGGGGAGGCTTTGGCATCTATTGCGGCCATAGCACATGTAGTGCTCAAAACCAAACCGGAAGGAGAAGAGCTCGGAAATCAGATAAAAATAGAAGGGAGTAAAATCATCAGCCAGGATTTTGTTTCTTCGGCTGTCGGAACCAGTATTGCTGTTAAAAACCTATTCTATAATCTTCCCGCAAGAAGAAATTTTTTAAAATCAGATGCCATAGAAACTCGCCATATGGTAGATCAATTTCAAAGAGTTGCACTGGCACATCCTGAAATTGCGTTTTCATTACATCATAATTCAAATGAATTGTATCATTTAAAAGCTGAAAATCTCAGAAAAAGGATCATCGCTATTTTTGGTAGTAAGATGAATGAAAAATTAGTTCCTATAAACGAGCAGACGGCTATTTTAACAATGACCGGGTTTATTACCAAACATGAATATGCCAAAAAAAAGAGAGGGGAACAGTTTTTCTTTGTCAACCATCGTTTTATTAAAAGTGCTTATTTAAATCATGCAGTGGTTGCTGCTTTTGACGGTTTGCTGGAACAAGGCGCATATCCTTCTTATTTTTTATATTTAACGGTTCCTCCCCACAGTGTTGATATCAATATACATCCTACCAAAACAGAAGTGAAGTTTGATAACGAAAAAGATCTGTATGCGATCATCAAAGCTGCTGTAAAACATAGTTTGGGACAATATAACATTGCTCCCGTACTGGATTTTAACAAAGATCCTAATTTGGACACTCCTTATCATTACAATAAAAAGGAGACATCATCTGTTCCGAAAATAACCGTAGACCCGAATTTTAATCCTTTTGAAAAACAAGAAGGAAAAAGAATACCAATTCCCCAAAAAAGAGAACAAGACTGGGAAGTGCTGTATTCCGATTTAGAGCCGGATACCTCTCGGATCCCAAAAGAATTGTTTGAAGTTGACACCCAAAAAGAAACCGGAAAAACATTTCAGATACAGAAAAAATATATCTTGAGTTCTATTAAGTCGGGAA
This window of the Flavobacteriaceae bacterium genome carries:
- a CDS encoding DUF2147 domain-containing protein, producing the protein MKNLRNVITLVLMTLFSITIYAQSESVVGEWVVGKQNTVIKIAQENEAYTGKIVSSNNEKAEIGKLMVKDVKQVEGQWKGKVYSPKRKKWYDTTFIPNKKELNIELSVGFFNKTITWVEK
- a CDS encoding transposase, whose amino-acid sequence is MKTNEIIGIDVSKLLIDVCIYSKQIVQQFENSKSGFKLMLKWSFKNSSFSKEETMFVFEHTGMYSHLLSVSLTEQKLSFFIASGLEIKRSIGIARGKDDQIDAKRIALYGYRLKEELKPSKLPKRSILQLKSLLSLRTKLNKQRAGFKVTLKEQKRIYKAKEYKIIFDVQQKMIAELTKQIHKINTQMQAIIDQNIMLKETYKLVTSVKGIGMQTAIMMIVFTDNFSKFENWRKFASYCGVAPFPYQSGTSIKGRTKVSHLANKKLKAIINMCAISAIQHNPEMKLYYHKRIKQGKSKMSTVNIIRNKLIARVFAVVKRQTPYVDTFKFAA
- a CDS encoding geranylgeranyl reductase family protein, which encodes MKYFDVAIIGSGPSGASTAFHLAKNGVSTVIIEKETLPRYKTCGGGFVYRGRKALPFDISSVVEREFYKVDIYLGKKLHFKTEREQPIITMIMRDAFDKLMTEKATALGVVLLEDNKLKAITHQNDKITITTSKQTITSKFVIAADGALSPTAKLAGWKTDTRFLIPALEYEVQVSDENFDLFSKEVRFDMDAIPYGYAWSFPKKNHLSVGIASARRAKINLKKYYQEYLASIGLTAILSESQHGFQIPVTSRTDGFVKNNVFLTGDAAGFADPVFYDKNK
- a CDS encoding tetratricopeptide repeat protein codes for the protein MATYKKKGAKPKWKQGQQAKGTGGATAEVFNTLDETASKSEQWIEKNSKPLFYGLIVVATVILGFLGYNKYIVEPAEIEASNDLAFPKKYYDEAATTSIARDSLLNLALEGAEGKYGFLDIAAVHSGTKAGNLANYYAGLSYLQLKDYKEAINYLENFSANDEMLGAVALGAIGDAFADIDQMEDALYYYEKAATKKDNEYTAPLFLFKAGTIAMNEKQFGKALDLFTQIKEKYPNSNQGKDIDKYISMVTYVQ
- a CDS encoding 6,7-dimethyl-8-ribityllumazine synthase — encoded protein: MATENLSHYDKATVPDATPFRFGIVVSEWNPEITSNLHKGAIATLLDCGAKKEHIISRTVPGSFELVYGCKKMIDSQNVDAVLAIGSVIQGETKHFDFVCNGVTQGIVDLNIKYDVPVIFCVLTDQTKQQAIDRSGGKLGNKGIECAIAAVKMAALRQI
- the recF gene encoding DNA replication and repair protein RecF (All proteins in this family for which functions are known are DNA-binding proteins that assist the filamentation of RecA onto DNA for the initiation of recombination or recombinational repair.); this translates as MHLQKLSILNFKNITDKTFNFHEKINCFTGDNGIGKTNVLDAIYYLSFTKSYFNPVAVQNIKHGESFFVLNGDYVLQDRTEKIVCSLKKGQKKVLKRNGKIYDKLSEHIGRLPLVMISPADSNLIVEGSDVRRKFIDSVISMLDKEYLRDLISYNRIIIQRNALLKYFRANRTFDALNLKVYDGQLPVFGTKIFKKRKVFLMQFSPIFNAKYQMISGNKEQVNLHYKSHLHEGSMEKLLEQSIERDRMLQYTGVGIHKDDLSFDIGNHPIKKFGSQGQQKSYLIALKLAQFEFLKQKSKIVPILLLDDIFDKLDEKRVAQVIDLVHDDVFGQIFITDTHRERTEKAVKNSNNSYKIFDF
- a CDS encoding helix-turn-helix domain-containing protein translates to MDLISVCFALYREKREEFETEYDTFKLGVLIRQAREEKGLTQDQLAELAGTNKSYISKLERNLKDIRFSTLQRIINEGLGAHLDISIRFE
- a CDS encoding ATP-binding cassette domain-containing protein, which codes for MLLGKEVSPENAAKFCREYGLNKFIKEFPQGYATILGEEGINLSGGQKQIIALARVLYKQPQLLILDEATSAMDRKTEKFSIDLISGLKQKMGILFISHRLETLKKYADTIYVLENGTITNSGNHQQLLKTPNFYSEYWGSINTD